A genome region from Chengkuizengella sp. SCS-71B includes the following:
- a CDS encoding alpha/beta hydrolase family protein, with the protein MSAKRYDPIQFENCFAPVLLMHGDSDTTVSINGQKDYYLYLTENRKREDVNFLIYQNTNHIISPEMVKDLLDWLNKKLEV; encoded by the coding sequence TTGTCGGCAAAAAGATATGATCCAATACAGTTTGAAAACTGTTTTGCCCCAGTTTTACTAATGCATGGTGATTCTGATACAACCGTATCTATTAATGGCCAAAAAGATTATTATTTATATCTAACTGAAAATAGAAAAAGAGAGGATGTTAATTTTTTGATCTATCAAAATACCAACCATATTATTTCACCTGAGATGGTGAAGGATTTGCTAGATTGGTTAAATAAAAAATTAGAAGTATAG
- a CDS encoding MFS transporter, whose protein sequence is MNKQLTILLIGRIITNFADSFYMIATIWYVKNFTDSTLLVGITSAIGILPVTLQFLYGPIIDRFSKQRILYFSVIGQALLVGMISILYFFDAIWIPLLLFLMYVALSFSEITYPTESALIERLTKRENLTKVNSIFAFSYQSLDLICNAISGLLITFIGLGFIYLSNSMMLFLTGLIFLFYLKVPRSDKESEPVSSGFFEQYKKDFIEGYRIVRKQKILLNILFGIIGINFMATMGIAMLPIISNNAAEYGFWLTAMSAGTLIGTSLSSKLENIPLNRLIPMISLLSGASWIFSTIFNEQFLISYVLFGLAWAGIGVLSVFIYTLIQVNLPKDYIGSGFAFLTSLLGSLSPIGYLLGGVLGELTSEYAILLIAGTGYLLFTVYFLSNPLLNKINHGLLVQLEKSNS, encoded by the coding sequence TTGAATAAACAACTAACCATCTTATTGATTGGAAGAATCATTACTAATTTCGCAGATAGTTTTTATATGATTGCCACTATATGGTATGTAAAAAACTTTACAGATTCCACCTTGTTAGTAGGAATTACAAGTGCCATTGGTATTTTACCAGTTACATTGCAATTTTTATATGGACCAATCATTGATAGATTTTCAAAACAAAGAATATTATATTTTTCAGTAATTGGACAAGCTCTATTGGTTGGTATGATTTCAATTTTATATTTTTTTGATGCAATATGGATACCACTGTTGCTCTTCCTCATGTATGTAGCACTTTCCTTTTCTGAGATAACTTATCCTACAGAAAGTGCTTTAATAGAACGTTTAACTAAACGTGAAAATTTAACGAAAGTAAATTCTATTTTTGCTTTCTCATATCAATCGTTAGATTTGATTTGTAATGCTATATCAGGGCTCCTAATCACTTTTATTGGACTTGGTTTTATTTATCTTTCCAATAGTATGATGCTTTTTTTAACTGGGCTTATATTTCTCTTTTATTTAAAGGTACCTCGATCAGATAAAGAATCTGAACCTGTATCCAGCGGTTTTTTCGAACAGTATAAAAAAGATTTCATTGAAGGATATCGGATCGTACGTAAACAAAAAATACTTCTAAATATCCTTTTTGGGATTATTGGCATTAATTTTATGGCAACTATGGGCATTGCCATGTTACCCATCATATCTAACAATGCTGCTGAATATGGATTTTGGTTAACAGCAATGTCAGCCGGTACTTTAATTGGGACTTCATTATCTAGCAAGCTTGAAAATATACCTTTAAACAGATTAATCCCAATGATTTCTTTATTATCTGGAGCTTCTTGGATATTTTCTACCATCTTCAATGAACAGTTCCTTATTTCTTATGTTTTGTTCGGTTTAGCCTGGGCAGGTATAGGTGTGTTAAGTGTTTTTATTTATACACTTATTCAAGTTAACTTACCTAAAGATTACATCGGTTCTGGGTTTGCTTTCTTAACGTCCTTATTAGGATCACTAAGTCCAATTGGATACTTACTAGGAGGAGTACTAGGAGAACTAACTTCAGAGTATGCTATATTATTGATTGCTGGTACAGGTTATTTACTTTTTACCGTGTACTTCTTATCCAATCCATTGCTTAATAAAATTAATCATGGTCTACTTGTTCAACTTGAAAAGTCTAATTCCTGA
- a CDS encoding lipase, with protein MKFSKTFYLGLIMIICFVSPFNFFVGPYNVSAQESLSLYNSNSNKNLNLMDQLSDQSPLSQNLLAENSSVERGNHYPIVLVHGLVGWGRDEFLGFRYWGGLVDIEKDLKNYGYETYTAAVGPFSSNWDRACELYAQIKGGTVDYGEAHSIEHGHERFGNTYSGFLPEWGEINSDTGKQNKVHLVGHSLGGQTIRVLTHLLEQGDEQEQESTDPNQLSPLFNNEQTSWVSSVLTISSPHDGTTTTRFIDGFFPMTKDFIALAASLSGKKDNIFYDFKLDQWGLKRAPGESWESYAERVYNSSIWEDTKDTAEWDVSPEGASELNSWVLAHPDTYYFSVSSEQTYPSIWTGYHKPELFMNPIFYLTGGFLGKYTESGEIDIDSDWWENDGVVNTNSMDGPTLDSSDGIINYNGVPEKGIWNYLGEFTSADHIDVIGIGFYEVRDWYRYIADLLGSLK; from the coding sequence ATGAAATTTTCTAAGACGTTTTATTTAGGTTTGATTATGATCATTTGTTTTGTAAGCCCTTTCAATTTTTTTGTAGGCCCTTACAATGTATCTGCACAAGAAAGTCTATCATTATATAATAGTAACTCAAATAAAAATTTAAATTTGATGGATCAATTAAGTGATCAATCTCCATTATCTCAAAATCTACTTGCTGAAAATTCCAGTGTTGAACGTGGAAATCATTATCCTATAGTATTAGTGCATGGATTAGTAGGTTGGGGACGTGACGAGTTTTTAGGTTTTCGATATTGGGGTGGTCTTGTTGATATTGAAAAAGATTTGAAAAACTATGGTTACGAAACTTATACTGCTGCTGTTGGACCGTTTTCTAGCAACTGGGATAGAGCATGTGAATTGTATGCTCAAATAAAAGGAGGTACCGTTGATTACGGTGAGGCTCATTCTATTGAACATGGTCATGAAAGATTCGGAAATACATATTCAGGTTTTCTACCAGAATGGGGAGAAATCAATTCTGATACAGGTAAACAAAACAAAGTTCATTTAGTAGGACATAGTTTAGGTGGACAAACCATTCGTGTGTTAACTCATCTTCTGGAACAGGGAGACGAGCAAGAGCAAGAGTCAACCGATCCTAACCAATTATCTCCACTATTTAATAACGAACAAACTTCCTGGGTAAGTAGCGTATTAACGATCTCTTCTCCTCATGACGGAACAACAACTACAAGATTTATTGATGGATTTTTTCCAATGACAAAAGATTTCATTGCCTTAGCTGCTAGTCTATCAGGAAAAAAAGACAATATTTTTTATGATTTTAAGCTCGATCAATGGGGATTAAAGAGAGCTCCCGGAGAATCTTGGGAAAGTTATGCTGAACGAGTGTACAACAGCTCCATTTGGGAGGATACAAAAGATACTGCGGAATGGGATGTTAGTCCAGAGGGTGCAAGTGAATTAAATAGCTGGGTTTTAGCTCATCCTGATACGTATTATTTTTCAGTATCGTCTGAGCAGACTTATCCTTCAATTTGGACAGGATACCATAAACCTGAATTATTTATGAATCCAATATTTTATTTAACTGGTGGTTTTCTTGGAAAATATACAGAAAGTGGAGAAATTGATATTGATAGTGACTGGTGGGAGAATGACGGTGTTGTTAATACAAATTCCATGGATGGTCCTACGTTAGATTCCTCAGACGGAATTATAAACTATAATGGGGTACCTGAAAAAGGTATATGGAATTATTTAGGAGAATTCACTTCAGCAGACCATATAGATGTTATTGGAATTGGTTTTTATGAAGTTCGTGATTGGTATCGTTATATAGCAGACTTACTTGGTTCTTTAAAATAG
- a CDS encoding His/Gly/Thr/Pro-type tRNA ligase C-terminal domain-containing protein has protein sequence MIPINTQKESLLVATSLRKQGFKVEFEMGNKKIGKALDKANKGKVHNVIIIGEDEVRNNEFIIKDMITGEENRQSFVYNKL, from the coding sequence GTGATACCGATCAATACTCAAAAAGAGTCACTATTGGTGGCAACAAGTTTAAGAAAACAGGGATTTAAAGTGGAGTTTGAAATGGGGAACAAAAAAATTGGTAAAGCTCTAGATAAAGCTAATAAAGGAAAAGTTCATAATGTCATCATCATTGGTGAAGATGAAGTGAGAAATAATGAATTTATTATTAAAGATATGATTACTGGAGAAGAGAATAGGCAATCTTTTGTATACAATAAGTTGTAA
- a CDS encoding alpha/beta hydrolase: METWNKKLVNTSRGIFEIFEKGNGEPLCITHLYSEFNETGDYFANTFTETNRVILVNLREAGDSEKSKHAHELSMLETVFDLEAIRKCLNIKKWGFAGHSTGGILALVYGIYFSTSLKYLVTVGAAARDYMTFSKDCIYHAEHPQFHKMQGLIESLKKPNLTPEARKEISKERTKLSLVKPEKYEEYFNKNINKKMSRVRMDYFAREMQLLDVTKKIKLITVSTLIMCGKYDVQCPIEYSIEMNQLISDSKLIIFEHSNHYPFLEEKELFLKEINHFIGYVI, encoded by the coding sequence ATGGAAACATGGAATAAAAAACTAGTAAACACCTCTCGAGGAATATTTGAGATCTTTGAAAAAGGAAACGGAGAGCCGCTTTGTATCACTCATTTATACTCAGAATTTAATGAAACAGGTGATTATTTTGCCAATACGTTTACAGAAACAAACAGAGTGATTTTAGTAAATTTAAGAGAAGCAGGAGACTCAGAAAAATCTAAACATGCGCATGAATTAAGCATGTTAGAAACTGTATTTGACTTAGAGGCTATTAGAAAGTGTTTAAATATAAAGAAATGGGGCTTTGCAGGTCATTCAACAGGAGGTATTCTTGCTTTAGTTTATGGAATTTATTTTTCTACCAGCCTCAAATATCTTGTCACTGTTGGAGCAGCAGCAAGGGATTATATGACTTTTTCAAAGGATTGTATTTATCATGCTGAACATCCTCAATTTCATAAAATGCAAGGGTTGATTGAATCATTAAAGAAACCCAATCTTACACCAGAAGCTAGAAAGGAAATTTCAAAAGAAAGAACAAAATTATCTCTAGTTAAACCTGAAAAATATGAAGAATATTTCAATAAAAATATAAATAAAAAAATGTCTAGAGTTCGTATGGACTATTTTGCGAGAGAAATGCAATTATTGGATGTAACTAAGAAAATTAAGCTTATCACCGTTTCAACATTAATTATGTGTGGGAAATATGATGTACAATGTCCGATAGAATATTCTATTGAAATGAATCAATTGATATCAGATTCAAAGCTAATTATATTTGAACATAGTAATCACTATCCGTTTTTAGAAGAGAAGGAATTGTTTTTAAAGGAAATAAACCACTTTATTGGATACGTAATTTAA
- a CDS encoding NUDIX hydrolase has product MMNTKKFHRAFGVYGICVKEDKLLVINKIGGPYTNRFDLPGGSLEEGESLVSAMKREFLEETGLSIDIKQNIGTCDFVLPWVWKEFNHVHHITVFYEVENMDNILSKPILFEGQDSLGAQWIRKEEVSVKNASPLVLKAFEWLSNKKLDINVQHYEEWTVNT; this is encoded by the coding sequence ATAATGAATACAAAAAAATTCCATCGTGCTTTTGGTGTTTATGGCATATGTGTTAAAGAGGACAAGCTGTTGGTCATCAATAAAATTGGTGGTCCTTATACTAATCGTTTCGATCTTCCAGGAGGAAGTTTAGAAGAGGGGGAAAGTTTAGTATCAGCTATGAAAAGAGAGTTTTTAGAGGAAACTGGACTTTCTATTGATATCAAACAAAATATAGGAACGTGTGACTTTGTATTGCCCTGGGTATGGAAAGAGTTCAATCATGTACATCATATCACTGTTTTTTATGAAGTTGAAAACATGGATAACATATTAAGCAAGCCAATTCTATTTGAAGGACAGGATTCACTAGGTGCACAATGGATAAGAAAAGAAGAGGTTTCAGTGAAAAATGCTTCTCCATTGGTTTTGAAGGCCTTTGAATGGTTAAGCAATAAAAAGCTAGATATTAATGTACAACATTATGAAGAGTGGACAGTGAATACGTAA
- a CDS encoding NUDIX domain-containing protein, with amino-acid sequence MIFRRKTYKIKPELLAIFNDFFHTYLYSNQMNHGAKLVGRWVNETEDEVVAIWEYRNMAHYESIEEKIRNSELHQKARKRRQELGDIYIESKQDFLTSTAYPYSYQPPKQIVAVSAYITNEDGDLLLVRNKDRSDTMEIPGGQVEEGETLDQAVLREVLEETGIKAKLFGITGIYQNITNGIICVVFRGEYVSGNPTISEDETTEVAFKKITKENAAQYITREHFRVRVLDAMEPSYLPYEAYVKPFEIIQRFEVKEER; translated from the coding sequence ATGATTTTTAGAAGGAAAACTTACAAGATTAAACCTGAACTTTTAGCGATATTTAATGATTTTTTCCATACCTATTTATATTCTAACCAAATGAACCATGGAGCAAAATTAGTAGGGCGTTGGGTGAATGAAACGGAAGATGAAGTTGTGGCAATTTGGGAATATAGAAATATGGCACATTATGAAAGTATAGAAGAAAAAATCAGAAATAGTGAGCTTCATCAAAAAGCACGAAAAAGAAGACAGGAGCTAGGTGATATTTACATAGAAAGTAAACAAGACTTTTTAACATCAACTGCATACCCATATTCATATCAACCTCCAAAGCAGATCGTTGCTGTTAGTGCATATATTACAAATGAAGATGGGGATTTGTTGCTTGTTCGAAATAAAGATCGTTCTGATACAATGGAAATACCAGGGGGTCAAGTTGAAGAAGGGGAAACATTAGATCAAGCAGTACTTAGAGAAGTGTTAGAAGAAACAGGAATCAAAGCCAAATTATTTGGAATTACAGGGATATATCAAAATATTACAAATGGTATTATTTGTGTAGTTTTTAGAGGAGAGTATGTCTCAGGTAACCCTACTATATCTGAAGATGAGACGACAGAAGTAGCCTTTAAGAAAATAACAAAGGAAAATGCTGCACAATACATTACAAGAGAGCACTTTAGAGTTAGGGTACTTGATGCGATGGAACCAAGCTATCTACCTTATGAAGCATACGTTAAACCATTCGAAATTATTCAAAGGTTTGAGGTGAAAGAGGAAAGGTAA
- a CDS encoding Ig-like domain-containing protein: MILRRSNFLILFIVIVFLGYSIVVPQSISYAKYEEWTELPEMKEVPLVKTFTIQFNKQILVEDIDGIVIESEDMFIPVTIALKGDEATVTPVEYLRASTDYTLRIFLDNSRYYMNFSTEKTDENFIYMGKKDVVSDYAPDEIITGLNYHRLDMGKGNPIHIYVTDDYEEEFGKGFAYTEVEDMIKSIEKMKDLQPYENVKSSLDIYFYTDDSDTPFPENTQGKAASWGNHTEILINGSTLPFDFRPVLSHEIVHYFDQQSSLDDKDKQKIYEEYWGEDYRFWLLEGGAEYIAYFHQKYPTNSFNDLDLISVKNSKSSIVKYVKKLKSNKAVLDKDIQLNSFDDIKRASDENYGVTLALFWYLAEEYGYEEVYEYVEYIGDHFEPEQSISGSEKDEIAKQFFDKTEEEILEDWLKYFDDFE; this comes from the coding sequence ATGATATTAAGACGTAGTAATTTTTTAATTTTATTTATTGTAATTGTTTTTTTGGGTTATTCAATTGTTGTTCCACAATCTATCAGTTATGCAAAATATGAAGAGTGGACAGAATTACCAGAGATGAAAGAAGTCCCTCTTGTTAAAACGTTTACAATTCAATTTAATAAACAAATTCTAGTTGAAGATATTGATGGTATTGTCATTGAAAGCGAGGATATGTTTATTCCTGTAACTATTGCTTTAAAAGGGGATGAAGCCACTGTTACTCCTGTTGAATATCTACGAGCTAGTACGGATTATACACTTCGCATATTTTTAGATAATTCCCGTTATTATATGAATTTTTCAACTGAAAAAACGGATGAGAATTTTATTTATATGGGGAAAAAGGATGTAGTAAGTGATTATGCTCCAGATGAAATCATAACAGGACTCAACTACCATCGATTAGATATGGGAAAAGGAAATCCAATACATATATATGTGACAGACGATTATGAAGAAGAGTTCGGAAAAGGTTTTGCTTATACCGAAGTTGAGGATATGATAAAATCCATTGAAAAAATGAAAGATCTTCAACCCTACGAGAATGTAAAATCTTCGTTAGATATTTACTTTTACACTGATGATTCTGACACACCATTTCCAGAGAATACGCAAGGTAAAGCAGCATCTTGGGGAAATCATACGGAAATTTTAATTAACGGCTCTACTCTTCCATTTGATTTTCGCCCAGTATTGTCACATGAAATTGTACATTATTTTGATCAGCAATCTTCCTTAGATGATAAAGATAAGCAGAAGATCTATGAAGAATATTGGGGCGAGGACTACCGTTTCTGGTTGTTGGAAGGTGGAGCAGAGTACATTGCATATTTCCATCAAAAATATCCTACAAATTCATTCAATGATTTAGATTTAATTTCAGTTAAAAATTCAAAGAGCTCTATTGTAAAATACGTCAAAAAACTGAAAAGTAATAAAGCAGTTCTAGATAAGGATATTCAATTAAATTCATTCGATGATATTAAACGAGCAAGTGATGAAAACTACGGTGTTACTTTAGCATTATTTTGGTATTTAGCTGAGGAATATGGTTATGAAGAAGTATATGAATATGTAGAATATATTGGTGATCATTTCGAACCCGAGCAATCTATCAGTGGAAGTGAAAAAGATGAAATCGCAAAACAGTTTTTTGATAAAACAGAAGAAGAGATCCTGGAAGATTGGTTAAAATATTTTGATGATTTTGAATGA
- a CDS encoding CoA-disulfide reductase, which translates to MGKKVVIVGGVAGGASAAARLRRLDETAEIILFEKGEFISFANCGLPYFIGETIQERSKLLVTSPDMMKNRFNIDVRIFSEVIHVDTENKKVIVKSEQTGEYEETFDDLILSPGAKPIVPNLSGIESNKIFTLRNIPDTDRIKNVVDQNNVQKAIIVGGGYIGVEMAESLIQRELQVTLIESAPHILAPFDSDIVTHAEKEMTEHGIQFIFNDRIEAFEDQQEEITAIMQNGKKLTVDIVIMAIGVTPDTAFLQNTDINLSENGHIIVNDEMQTNIKGVYAVGDAVEVKHFVHQQKTAIPLAGPANKQGRIVADQICGIPSTYKGTQGTSVIKIFNLTGASTGLNERNLKQLNIPYHVVHVHPLSHAGYYPGAKPISLKLIFKDDGKILGAQAFGEEGVDKRIDVLATTIRLGGTIYDLTELELCYAPPFSSAKDPVNMAGYVAENILTKKSDVYVIDDLMNHFDPNDIILIDVRTEQEFEQGSIEGAIHIPVDEIRERKKELSPNKELWVYCQVGVRGHIASRILIQEGFKVKNLTGGYKSYEVSEYPERG; encoded by the coding sequence ATGGGTAAAAAAGTAGTTATCGTAGGTGGTGTAGCAGGTGGTGCTTCAGCAGCGGCAAGACTTAGAAGGTTGGATGAAACAGCTGAAATTATTTTATTTGAAAAAGGTGAATTCATTTCGTTTGCAAACTGTGGTTTGCCTTATTTCATAGGTGAAACTATACAAGAACGTTCTAAGTTGTTAGTCACTTCTCCTGATATGATGAAAAACAGATTTAATATAGACGTAAGAATATTTAGTGAAGTCATTCATGTGGATACGGAAAATAAAAAAGTAATAGTAAAAAGTGAACAAACAGGTGAATACGAAGAAACTTTTGATGATCTCATTTTATCTCCTGGTGCTAAACCCATTGTGCCTAATCTGTCAGGAATTGAAAGCAATAAAATATTTACACTTAGGAATATTCCAGATACCGATCGCATTAAAAATGTTGTGGATCAAAACAATGTACAAAAAGCTATTATTGTGGGCGGAGGGTACATTGGTGTTGAAATGGCAGAAAGTTTAATTCAACGTGAACTTCAAGTCACTTTAATTGAAAGTGCACCACATATTCTGGCACCTTTTGATTCAGATATAGTGACTCATGCTGAGAAAGAAATGACAGAGCACGGTATTCAATTCATATTTAATGATCGGATTGAAGCCTTTGAAGATCAGCAAGAGGAAATCACAGCCATCATGCAAAACGGTAAAAAATTAACGGTAGATATTGTGATCATGGCTATAGGTGTTACTCCTGATACAGCTTTCTTACAAAATACAGACATCAATTTAAGTGAAAATGGTCATATTATTGTAAACGATGAAATGCAAACAAACATCAAGGGAGTATATGCTGTTGGTGATGCAGTGGAAGTTAAACATTTTGTTCATCAACAAAAAACGGCCATACCATTAGCTGGACCAGCAAATAAACAAGGTAGAATTGTTGCTGATCAAATTTGTGGCATTCCTTCCACTTATAAAGGGACACAGGGCACTTCTGTTATTAAAATCTTTAATTTGACTGGAGCAAGCACAGGATTAAACGAACGAAATTTAAAACAATTAAACATACCTTACCATGTTGTTCATGTTCACCCACTATCTCATGCTGGTTATTATCCAGGAGCCAAACCTATCTCATTAAAATTAATTTTTAAAGATGATGGTAAAATACTAGGGGCTCAGGCATTTGGTGAAGAAGGAGTCGATAAAAGAATAGATGTATTGGCAACCACCATTCGTCTTGGGGGTACAATTTATGATTTAACAGAGCTCGAATTATGTTATGCCCCTCCATTTTCATCTGCAAAAGATCCTGTAAATATGGCAGGTTATGTTGCTGAAAACATACTTACTAAAAAAAGTGATGTATATGTCATAGATGATCTTATGAATCATTTTGACCCGAACGATATAATACTAATTGATGTGAGAACGGAACAAGAGTTTGAGCAAGGGTCCATTGAGGGAGCAATTCACATTCCCGTTGATGAAATACGTGAAAGAAAAAAAGAACTATCACCTAACAAGGAACTTTGGGTATATTGCCAAGTTGGTGTTAGAGGTCATATTGCTTCTAGAATATTAATACAAGAAGGTTTTAAAGTGAAAAATTTAACAGGTGGATACAAATCATATGAAGTATCTGAATATCCAGAACGTGGATAA
- a CDS encoding iron-containing alcohol dehydrogenase: MENFTFYNPTQLIFGKGQMQQITKEVPKYGKKVLVVYGGGSIKRNGIYDNVIRYLKDIDAEIFELSGVEPNPRLTTVHKGVDICKNEGIEFLLAVGGGSVIDCTKAIAAGAKLDGDIWEVITRKKAAVDALPFGTVLTLAATGSEMNAGSVITNWETNEKYGWGSPAVFPKFSILDPENTFTVPRDQTIYGIVDMMAHVLEQYFHHTENTPLQDRMCESVLQTVIETAPLLLNDLENYDHRETILFNGTIALNGMLSMGYRGDWATHTIEHAVSAVYDIPHAGGLAILFPNWMKHNLESNVGRFKQLATRVFNVETEGKTDIEVALEGIEKLSSFWSGLGAPSTLADYDIDDKNLEIIADKTLVYGEFGNFNKLNKEDVMSILNASL, translated from the coding sequence ATGGAAAACTTCACATTCTATAATCCAACTCAATTAATATTTGGAAAAGGTCAGATGCAACAAATTACAAAGGAAGTTCCTAAATACGGAAAAAAAGTATTAGTTGTTTATGGTGGAGGAAGTATTAAAAGAAATGGTATTTATGATAACGTAATTCGTTATTTAAAAGATATAGATGCTGAAATATTTGAGTTGTCTGGAGTTGAACCGAACCCTCGTTTAACTACAGTGCATAAAGGAGTAGACATCTGTAAAAATGAAGGTATCGAGTTCCTGCTTGCAGTTGGTGGTGGAAGTGTTATTGACTGTACTAAAGCAATTGCTGCGGGTGCCAAATTAGATGGTGACATTTGGGAAGTGATTACACGCAAAAAAGCAGCTGTAGATGCTTTGCCGTTCGGTACTGTATTAACGCTTGCTGCTACTGGTTCAGAAATGAATGCAGGTTCTGTGATTACAAACTGGGAGACCAATGAAAAATATGGCTGGGGAAGCCCAGCAGTATTCCCCAAATTCTCTATTCTAGACCCTGAAAACACGTTCACTGTACCGCGGGATCAAACGATATATGGAATCGTAGACATGATGGCCCATGTGCTTGAGCAGTATTTTCATCACACAGAAAACACACCTCTTCAAGATCGGATGTGTGAATCTGTACTGCAAACTGTAATTGAAACTGCACCTCTATTACTAAATGACTTAGAAAACTATGACCATCGTGAAACGATCCTTTTCAACGGTACTATCGCTTTGAATGGCATGTTATCTATGGGATATCGTGGAGATTGGGCTACTCACACTATCGAACATGCAGTATCTGCTGTATATGATATTCCACATGCTGGAGGACTAGCGATCTTGTTCCCGAACTGGATGAAACACAATTTAGAATCCAATGTTGGACGCTTCAAACAATTAGCTACAAGAGTATTTAATGTAGAAACTGAAGGAAAAACTGATATAGAAGTTGCTCTAGAAGGTATTGAAAAACTAAGTTCTTTCTGGTCTGGCCTAGGTGCTCCTTCTACACTCGCTGACTATGATATTGATGATAAAAACTTAGAAATTATCGCAGATAAAACATTAGTTTATGGAGAATTTGGCAACTTTAACAAATTGAATAAAGAGGATGTTATGTCTATTTTGAATGCATCATTGTAA